Within Diprion similis isolate iyDipSimi1 chromosome 11, iyDipSimi1.1, whole genome shotgun sequence, the genomic segment AatgtgaaatttataattaaccgTTGACTAAAGTAATTACTATCATTGTACCAACACATTTTATACCATTATTTGACCAAGTATAAGATCAGTTACAAACAGAAGTTGAAATGGCCTGTGTTATTGCGATAACCTAATTACTACGTATCTCAAAAGTGTGAAAGGGTTTTTTAACAGTCCCATTCTACgtacaattctgaaaaaaaccTCCTACACATTTTCgtttgacgcagaaataaagaaatggcacagattctcattattatgattttattcagaaaatcaACTGGAGAAGTAATTACTCTCTGTAAAAATTACGAACCGTTGTTATAAAATCTACATATCGAACTATCGGTACCGATAACATCACACCTTATTAGATTCAATAGCATATTTTCATACATTGAGGAAAGGCaaggttttcaatttttctgtgaatGTTTCaatgcatattttattttaaacatatGCCACGTGCTACAGAAATCACTGATTTAACATCTGATTCCGTTACGCGCAGCTCATATGGCTTTTCCAACCGGTCGAGACTTGCTTTCGAGCATTTCCAGCGCCACGCGGTTTTGGTTGCTGCTGTTAGTCGCTTCCGAGCAGCCGGCGCGAATGGAGCAAAAGTACGCGCGTCAACGATTCAGAATACAGATCGCGTTGCTCAGGCTGTGTCGTGTTATTTAATCAGTGTATTCTCACCAAACTCAGTTGTGAATAATACAAGAACTGCTACGTGTGACCCACAGAAAGAATAAGTTACTGTAATAAAAACAGCCTGTAAACATCGAAGGTGAGCTCCGTGTCTTGAGCTTCCATTGTTTggcgcattttttttttttgcaagctTTTGACGGTCTTTATTTTTGCCTCTCTGCGTCGAGTGTGGTTTGTTATTATTCGTTTCACTGATTCTCGGTAAATCCATGTAGTTTTTGTGTTATGAGCAAGTTTATTCATCTAAAAAGTGACAGTGAGAGTGGAATTGATTGTGACATGATACGAGACCTACTACATGTAAAGCGTGGAGCAACCAGGAGGAGGTAAGAATACTTATTTCAAGTATTGGATGGTACTTTAAGGTAGTACATTTTGAGCCGAATTTTCGCCCGTAACACGCGGTGAATAAATATGGGACtaaacaacaataatgataatttgaaaactaaaaatcCAGTTTGCCAGATTAATTtgagtttcctttttttgttttttctagaGCTAAGGAGAGACATCCCAGTAATTTCTGCATTACTCGGCAACGTTGGTGAGTTTGCATGTGTTTGGGTTACTGGTATTTCCCTGGGTCTCCTCTGTTATGTGGCATGGCggtaacaatttttatacaactcTTCGATTTTTTAGCTGCATGGATAGGCTCATTCACGATCGCAACGGTGTTCGACCTTTGGTCAAGTCATTGTCATTTTGCAATCTATTTTGTCATAGCTTACTTAACCTTAGAAATTTTTCCCGTTGCTGAAAGTGAAATGAGCATCGCGACAAATAGCCAACCATCGCTTACTCTGCATTTGTGAGAACGAATTGTGTTTTGCTGTAACTGATATAGTAATCTACGTTTGAATTTATCAGTAAAGTCATTTAAGCGGTGGATTCGCCTGAGGTTTCAACATATTTCAACTATTCTTTATTCATATTCACCTGATTGTTTAAGCAATGATATTTCAATGTCTGGCACAGCACAACGCAACGTAATCAAATTAGATGTTATGtcttgaatcattttcaatatttgaacaCTCAGTAAGGTATTGATGAACCGCAGGTTTAGCTCGCTTAGAAAAATGCTTATTAGCATACAGGATGTTTCTAATCCATTCTACAAACGGTTGATGTACCGATAGTCTATCAGCAATCACCAAAATAAGACATATAATAATGGGGTTGGCCAGATATCACTTTGATACTATATCGCGAGATCATATACAGCGGGTCTTTGTGAATCCCCTTTACTCGATAGCCTCCGCATCTCTTCCCAGTCAATCACATGAATACAGTTTAATGCCTTATGAGCGTGGGAAGCTGCTGGGGGATTTCTACTAGACTCCGATCGGCTGAGCACGGAAATCCGCGTCTGAAATCgattattgtcattttttgaagATCACTTACAATGGTATTGGAGTTGACTGACTATGGTACAACAGCATTTTGCTCCCTACAGGTAATGaacgaaaaagtaagtcaCGGTGACCACGGTGCAAATGAGAAAGAGTGATGTGTGTTGGAAAGAATGGAGATAATCGTTTAGATCGAATATAGGTAACCGGGTAGGTAGATTTGGTCGTTGTGGGATCCGTCGCGGCGTTTATGCATGTGCGAATGAGTCTCTATTTTTAGCATTTCCGTTGGGTGGTTTCGTTGGGAATCAGACAAGGGTAGGAAGGCCGCGATCGACCGCGATGTTATTAACTTTTGTAACACACAGCGTCAAACGATCACAGAAAAATTTCCTCCTGAAACGCGTAAAAGACTCGGTATAAGAGTCTCCGGATCATTGGTAAGTTGTTAAATTTTAACGAggttcaacttttcatttcttatcaCTGCAATCGTTTTCCAATAGTTATCCCATTAAGTTTTTGAATCATTATGAATCACTATTCAATTTAATCAGTCTCTGTGATCGTTTGAATGGGCAAAACCCATCTCTGGACCATCTATTGCGTTCCGTGGTACGCTAGATGGGGAGAAGATGttgagctcgaagacttcgcgtcgaagaggaccgccgaccgCCATGCCACACATTAATGTATGCCTCCCAATCTCCCTCCCGGATTTGATTCGTATTGCAGAACAACAATCCGCATTGCAATGTGTCAGAGTTGAGAAGACACAGATGTGGATTGGGTTTCTACATAATTTTGCGACAAATCctagatattaaaaatttcttcacagCTTAATCGGTCGTGCCTTATTGTGtgtaaattacaaaataatcacGAAAATCTGACGCGCCCTTTGCGCGTCAATTCAGCAAATGATATTTATATAAGTAAAGGATCCTTGATATGTTAAGCCTCTAGTTCTTcagtcaattttattttgaataatttgtttacAAGTTGTACTGCGCAATTTGCGCGTTGACTTGATACTTTTCGGTTCTGAGAAAGAAGCGTGGTATTTGAAAGCCGTCGCTCGATGCgcggggacgaaaatttcgggagtgtatagtgaaaaatcttgacgtaagtatttttgaaatatatctTGTGAGTAAAAAAGTATTTGTTTTGCTGAtcgtattattttatattttagggTAAGTACAATTTCTTATTACAAGTACCACCACAGTGTGACTGAAGATATGGTAAAGCGTTGACGGTAAAGTAAGCCAGAATACGGGTCGGTAACCAACGTTGCCTAACCAATATACGCTTGTTACCATCCAGTTCCGTCGAAAATTACTTCCACGAGCCTATTTCATACTCTACtaagggtgcgttccgaaactagCTGGTAGCGCTGAAAACTTCTCAAGACAGAGGCAGAGCTAGTCACGAACTTGGCAGTGCAAAGGAGATAAAAGATGGTTGACAGCACTGGCAGCtgatttcggaacgcaccctaaATAGGGGACACAAACACCCCCAGCATGGCTCTCTCATTGTCAAATAGTTTACGGTCTCACGCTGTGAAATTCGTGGCTATTAGTTTGACATTCGTTTCACATTGTAAATTAGGATGTATGAAAatactaattgtaaatataattcaGCGTTTTGAATGCTTACGAAGAAATGGGGAGCCTATGCAACTTAACGATATTTTGAATCTGGATTTGTATTTCGGTCCAAGAGACAAATTTATACGTAAATAtatttctaacctcaaaatcagTCCAATTACATACGTAATAATCATTGCTCTATTACTCCCGTAACCCGTAGTACTGTAAACTGATTGCATGCTACTAAGATAAATAACGATTGCGTACGTAAATTACTCGCACCAGCATTGACattgcaaaataattattctatcAATGTTTTTCACTTACAGAATAAAAACTGGGATATAGCAAGGTTTAGTCACCATGCGAAGCCGCAGCAACTCCGGAGTCCGTTTGGACTACTATCAGCGTGTGGttcataaaataattatgGACCATCAAAATCCAGTTACCGGCCTTTTTCCGGCGAGTGCTGACAATAATCATGCGTGGATACGGGACAACATCTATTGCATATTAGCAGTCTGGGGTCTTTCAATGgcatataaaaaaatagcTGATGCCGACGAGGATAGGGCCAAAACTTACGAGTTAGAGCAAAGCTGTGTAAAATTGATGCGTGGTTTGTTGATGGCCATGATGCAGCAAAAggataaagttgaaaaattcaaaacaactcAAAATCCACATGACGCTTTGCATGCCAAGTATAGTTCGGTCAATGGTCAAACTGTCGTTGGGGATGCGGAATGGGGACACCTTCAAATTGATGCTATTTCTCTGTATTTGTTGATTCTTGCTCAGATGACTGCATCCGGATtacaaattgttttcaatttagaTGAGGTGAGTGTTCAACAGCAAGGGGAAAAAGACTTGTAAGCTGtctgtttaattttctcaatcatgtatttttttgtaaattgtagGTCGCTTTCATACAGAATTTAGTATTTTACATTGAATCCGCTTATTGCACTCCGGATTACGGGGTCTGGGAACGAGGAGATAAAACTAACCATGGACTACCGGAGCTTAATGCTAGCAGCATAGGAATGGCCAAGGCTGCGCTCGAAGCTATGAATGAACTAGATTTGTTCGGTGCTCGGGGTGGTCCAACTTCCGTTATTCACGTATTGGCTGATGAGGCACAAAAATGTCAGGCTGTGTTACAATCTATGTTGCCAAGAGAATCTAATTCAAAGGAACTCGACAGTGGTCTCTTATCCATCATAAGTTTCCCAGCTTTTGCTGTTGACGAACCTAATCTTATCGAGTTAACTAGGAGTGCTATTGTCAAAAAGTTGCAAGGTAAATACGGTTGCAAGAGGTTTCTCAGAGATGGTCACAGGACTCCCAAAGAAGATCCTAATCGGTTCGTAAAGTGACGTTTGTAAAGACCTCTTAGTAACTTGAATtggtatttttatacatagtgGATGATGAAGATACTTTTACgtcatcaaaaaaaattgattacatttttcactgctttttaaattcttttacaattttcgCTTTTACGTTTCAGCCTATATTACGAACCATGGGAACTCCGGATGTTTGAGAATATAGAATGTGAATGGCCTTTGTTCTTCTGCTACTTGATTCTTGACTTTTGCTTTCAAGGCAATAAGGACGCAGTTGCAAAATATACAGAATATCTTGAGGCAATTATGATTAAAACTGAGGACGGGATGAAATTAGTTCCAGAATTATATACCGTACCAGCCAATAAGGTAGCTGCTGAATATGCGGATCCTGGTAGCCAAGAAAGAGAGGCAATAGGTAGATGTCCTTTCATGTGGGCACAATCATTGTACATTCTAGGAAAACTTTTACAAGAGGTAAGCTAAATGGATTTGTATTGAATAATAAGTGGCCCTCAATCGACTTTGGAGTTGAGAGAGCACAAAGCTGAATCTATCGTAGATCTGCATTATAGGTATTCGATTTATCTATGACAGGGTTTCTTGGCAGTTGGAGAGCTAGATCCATTAAACAGACGTTTGTGCAGTGAAAAGAAACCGGATGTTGTTGTACAAGTAGTTATACTCGCAGAAGATGCTGAAATACGcgaaaaaattgcacaacACGATATCCATGTTCAAACAATCGCGGAAGTAGCACCAATCGAAGTACAGCCTGCCAAAGTCCTCAGTCATTTGTACACTTATCTAGGTATATGTTTTTTGATATTCACCTTAACAGTgaatcaaaatcaatttttgtgtaaaattctCATGTGTAATCTTTTGTCAACAGgacgtaataaaaaattaggttTATCAGGGCGAAAATCGAGGGATGTGGGAATACTCAGTACGAGCAAATTATACTCTTTACATGACAAAATATTTGCGTTTACACCACAAGTAAGacattttattccaattttttaattttcagatgCTTTGTACTtcgattttacttttcattttctttttattgtatgaaaaaaaaaaatagttgacgGACATGACACGGTTCTACATCGCATCGGACTATGAGCTCATGATTGACATATTCAAAggcgaaataaatttcttgaaGTCTAGCTGGCAGAACATGTTAGGCCGGCCGCTGGTGGTGATGCCGCTCAAGAACGCTCACTTAGGTATATGAATACTGTACTTGCGAGTCATAGGCCTAACAATACTTGAGACCAGTTTTAAATCAGTTTTGTCTAGTATGctcattacattttttattcaccaaaCTCATACTAATTTCTGCTGAAAGTTCAAACTGTGTTGCATCAATAACGTGATATCAATCAACCAGTCGATTGATATCACATCTACATATTTGTCACATGGTTGTTATTCAAAAGATTATAcatattcaatattattacagGGGATTTTTGAGCTATAAATTTCTTGgtctttttagttttattaGGAGCCTATGACTCGatcacaaatatatattttcggtttgaattttgaagtaTGTCATCAATTCATCACCTATGGTTACTCCTAACATGCCTGCAAGTAGTAGATAACTTGAGTGTGTGATGTTATTTTTCTGTCCCTTTACGtctttcgcaatttttattgcattatttattgttttaaacAACACTTTCacatttaatttaattcaaaagCCTTACAGGATTATGTATTTCATGCCCTAAATACTTTGTCAAACTGCTTACCAATCACATTATCGCCTAGTATTACATctaatgataaagaaaaaactccTAACCAGTCAGTCGACAAGTAATTTAAGCCTTCTAGcagaaaagcagaaaaatattattaaatcaatttttatttctttttttttttttacatcaaggataaaaaataagtgaTTTTGTGATTGATTGATGTTATTTGAGGAAATTTGTATTGAACGAGGCATTGTTATCTCATAATCTAATTCTGAGTAATGATTGTTTTTATTGGCAAAAACATGCCATGATAAGCTTTTCTTTCTTATGCAGACCGTCAATGTACAGCTATactaattattaatatcaaaGTATTTTGGCTTATGTGTTTGCGGTGGGTGGGTGTGTTGCATGTAGAATTTTGATGGGGAGGAGTACTATACAACAAATGACGCGGCTCTACTCGTCGATACTGTTACAAACTACCTGGCCTTCCTCACCATCAACTGGAAACAAATGCTTGGAAGACCTACTCTTACACTTGTAGCCACTCATAATCATCTAGGTATGCTATCAGCGTTGATCAGCATTTTTTCTGGAATTACGTTTACAAGTAATTCTATCATTGAAATGTTCGATTCAATCTAGAACAGACTAGAGCATTCAACAGTCTTAGAAATTCTGGAAGTGTCCTAGAATGTAACTCGTGTGccagaaatttcgaaaattcatctTCATGATTTTTATGATTTGAATTGCGCTGGCCATCAAAATTTCTTGACTTTATATTAATGCATATTATCAGGCACATGATTTCTTTTAcagttttgattttgaattgttAAGGTTTGCTCAAATGTTAAATTTCGTTGATAACTGTAAAGCAAGCAGAGCCGGGATATCAAATGAGTGATATAACACTTTCATTGAAACTTCTgttggaaatgaattttatctgTCTGCACATCTATATCAACTGAGCGAACCTGGTAGAAAAAACACTGTGCAGAACTGACCGTTGAATTTGGAATACAGCCTAAGATTTTGGGCGTCAATTCTACTGGGcaacctgttttttttttattgaacattATGAATCTTGATGGTATCTTAATTGCTTTGGCATTTGCTTCAGGTCGCATAGCTTGTTAATTCTTTGAACTATACAGCTTCTTAAAGTATGATAGAAGCTATTCAATTTTGACGAATGATATTAATAACATGACACATCGGTGCTGCTACCATTCTTTATTAAATCAAATactttattgtaaaattttcttggtTTTTCAGATCAAGGGAAAATTCCCTTGGCCATGATCactacaatgaaaaaattaaagagtGGCTATATCAATGGAACTCGAGTATCCCTGGGAAATTTAAACGAATTCTTGAGTACCTCTTGTATCACCAATTTAAGCTTCTTGGGTAGCTCAGAGGAAGGGAGACCTGATAAATTGAATCCCCAGGTAAAAGATAAATACTAATGCAAATTTCTCTTCAAACAAAATTACGCAAATATATCAATCTCATTTGTTTATGATGATATAATTTGATATACATTTGTTCAAACTATTTCATGCTTAGGGATTTTGTAGTAACTTTGTTTTTACTGATAAAGATCCATACAAATCTTACAGGTTCAACAATACCTGGAGGATCACTTATTACGCGCCTTTCCGCAACGTTCTGGCCTTCTTAATCGGCCTGTTGCTCGGAGTGGACGAAATCT encodes:
- the LOC124412183 gene encoding probable phosphorylase b kinase regulatory subunit alpha isoform X4, which gives rise to MRSRSNSGVRLDYYQRVVHKIIMDHQNPVTGLFPASADNNHAWIRDNIYCILAVWGLSMAYKKIADADEDRAKTYELEQSCVKLMRGLLMAMMQQKDKVEKFKTTQNPHDALHAKYSSVNGQTVVGDAEWGHLQIDAISLYLLILAQMTASGLQIVFNLDEVAFIQNLVFYIESAYCTPDYGVWERGDKTNHGLPELNASSIGMAKAALEAMNELDLFGARGGPTSVIHVLADEAQKCQAVLQSMLPRESNSKELDSGLLSIISFPAFAVDEPNLIELTRSAIVKKLQGKYGCKRFLRDGHRTPKEDPNRLYYEPWELRMFENIECEWPLFFCYLILDFCFQGNKDAVAKYTEYLEAIMIKTEDGMKLVPELYTVPANKVAAEYADPGSQEREAIGRCPFMWAQSLYILGKLLQEGFLAVGELDPLNRRLCSEKKPDVVVQVVILAEDAEIREKIAQHDIHVQTIAEVAPIEVQPAKVLSHLYTYLGRNKKLGLSGRKSRDVGILSTSKLYSLHDKIFAFTPQNFDGEEYYTTNDAALLVDTVTNYLAFLTINWKQMLGRPTLTLVATHNHLDQGKIPLAMITTMKKLKSGYINGTRVSLGNLNEFLSTSCITNLSFLGSSEEGRPDKLNPQVQQYLEDHLLRAFPQRSGLLNRPVARSGRNLRRKMSVKGAIKKTRSIAVEPESLGMSGDDRRISVGYSSNPFIEITDTTTAKQPSPPPVIVTRTPSPTDDLLPWKQSAKSHRHRLASETQYADTEVEELLAMLRETESLEEQGDILQYLVDSQGLHYDTGMLEEGRHVTVKDLLKGLYQKACQQKMWGIVRHTAGMLGKRVEDLAKAVTDLLVRQKQVTVGMPPSNEYTIVAPLPENELRSLIHQAYGDDESTAMLTQELLVYLAMFIRTEPQLFHEMLRLRVGLIIQVMATELSRTLICTGEEASEHLLNLSPFEMKNLLHHIMSGKEFAISSVGRGNFSVISCKSGRVSRKSQIGSFLGVDQTDGGELEPDRQGQWLRRRRLDGALNRVPRDFYPRVWGVLERCQGLAIEGRVLPQNLTQEMTPGELKFALAVETVLNTIPQPEYRQLVVEALMVLTLVTEYNVVASLGGLIAVEHLVHKANAIFLEDQMNADGDATLCCAKPKEQRETTATGGLLCGGAAYVCQHFYDSAPSGSYGTMTYITRAIASLLNCLPKDGDLECSVS
- the LOC124412183 gene encoding probable phosphorylase b kinase regulatory subunit alpha isoform X2 produces the protein MRSRSNSGVRLDYYQRVVHKIIMDHQNPVTGLFPASADNNHAWIRDNIYCILAVWGLSMAYKKIADADEDRAKTYELEQSCVKLMRGLLMAMMQQKDKVEKFKTTQNPHDALHAKYSSVNGQTVVGDAEWGHLQIDAISLYLLILAQMTASGLQIVFNLDEVAFIQNLVFYIESAYCTPDYGVWERGDKTNHGLPELNASSIGMAKAALEAMNELDLFGARGGPTSVIHVLADEAQKCQAVLQSMLPRESNSKELDSGLLSIISFPAFAVDEPNLIELTRSAIVKKLQGKYGCKRFLRDGHRTPKEDPNRLYYEPWELRMFENIECEWPLFFCYLILDFCFQGNKDAVAKYTEYLEAIMIKTEDGMKLVPELYTVPANKVAAEYADPGSQEREAIGRCPFMWAQSLYILGKLLQEGFLAVGELDPLNRRLCSEKKPDVVVQVVILAEDAEIREKIAQHDIHVQTIAEVAPIEVQPAKVLSHLYTYLGRNKKLGLSGRKSRDVGILSTSKLYSLHDKIFAFTPQNFDGEEYYTTNDAALLVDTVTNYLAFLTINWKQMLGRPTLTLVATHNHLDQGKIPLAMITTMKKLKSGYINGTRVSLGNLNEFLSTSCITNLSFLGSSEEGRPDKLNPQVQQYLEDHLLRAFPQRSGLLNRPVARSGRNLRRKMSVKGAIKKTRSIAVELVPISLQEPESLGMSGDDRRISVGYSSNPFIEITDTTTAKQPSPPPVIVTRTPSPTDDLLPWKQSAKSHRHRLASETQYADTEVEELLAMLRETESLEEQGDILQYLVDSQGLHYDTGMLEEGRHVTVKDLLKGLYQKACQQKMWGIVRHTAGMLGKRVEDLAKAVTDLLVRQKQVTVGMPPSNEYTIVAPLPENELRSLIHQAYGDDESTAMLTQELLVYLAMFIRTEPQLFHEMLRLRVGLIIQVMATELSRTLICTGEEASEHLLNLSPFEMKNLLHHIMSGKEFAISSVGRGNFSVISCKSGRVSRKSQIGSFLGVDQTDGGELEPDRQGQWLRRRRLDGALNRVPRDFYPRVWGVLERCQGLAIEGRVLPQNLTQEMTPGELKFALAVETVLNTIPQPEYRQLVVEALMVLTLVTEYNVVASLGGLIAVEHLVHKANAIFLEDQMNADGDATLCCAKPKEQRETTATGGLLCGGAAYVCQHFYDSAPSGSYGTMTYITRAIASLLNCLPKDGDLECSVS
- the LOC124412183 gene encoding probable phosphorylase b kinase regulatory subunit alpha isoform X1 — its product is MRSRSNSGVRLDYYQRVVHKIIMDHQNPVTGLFPASADNNHAWIRDNIYCILAVWGLSMAYKKIADADEDRAKTYELEQSCVKLMRGLLMAMMQQKDKVEKFKTTQNPHDALHAKYSSVNGQTVVGDAEWGHLQIDAISLYLLILAQMTASGLQIVFNLDEVAFIQNLVFYIESAYCTPDYGVWERGDKTNHGLPELNASSIGMAKAALEAMNELDLFGARGGPTSVIHVLADEAQKCQAVLQSMLPRESNSKELDSGLLSIISFPAFAVDEPNLIELTRSAIVKKLQGKYGCKRFLRDGHRTPKEDPNRLYYEPWELRMFENIECEWPLFFCYLILDFCFQGNKDAVAKYTEYLEAIMIKTEDGMKLVPELYTVPANKVAAEYADPGSQEREAIGRCPFMWAQSLYILGKLLQEGFLAVGELDPLNRRLCSEKKPDVVVQVVILAEDAEIREKIAQHDIHVQTIAEVAPIEVQPAKVLSHLYTYLGRNKKLGLSGRKSRDVGILSTSKLYSLHDKIFAFTPQLTDMTRFYIASDYELMIDIFKGEINFLKSSWQNMLGRPLVVMPLKNAHLDQGKIPLAMITTMKKLKSGYINGTRVSLGNLNEFLSTSCITNLSFLGSSEEGRPDKLNPQVQQYLEDHLLRAFPQRSGLLNRPVARSGRNLRRKMSVKGAIKKTRSIAVELVPISLQEPESLGMSGDDRRISVGYSSNPFIEITDTTTAKQPSPPPVIVTRTPSPTDDLLPWKQSAKSHRHRLASETQYADTEVEELLAMLRETESLEEQGDILQYLVDSQGLHYDTGMLEEGRHVTVKDLLKGLYQKACQQKMWGIVRHTAGMLGKRVEDLAKAVTDLLVRQKQVTVGMPPSNEYTIVAPLPENELRSLIHQAYGDDESTAMLTQELLVYLAMFIRTEPQLFHEMLRLRVGLIIQVMATELSRTLICTGEEASEHLLNLSPFEMKNLLHHIMSGKEFAISSVGRGNFSVISCKSGRVSRKSQIGSFLGVDQTDGGELEPDRQGQWLRRRRLDGALNRVPRDFYPRVWGVLERCQGLAIEGRVLPQNLTQEMTPGELKFALAVETVLNTIPQPEYRQLVVEALMVLTLVTEYNVVASLGGLIAVEHLVHKANAIFLEDQMNADGDATLCCAKPKEQRETTATGGLLCGGAAYVCQHFYDSAPSGSYGTMTYITRAIASLLNCLPKDGDLECSVS
- the LOC124412183 gene encoding probable phosphorylase b kinase regulatory subunit alpha isoform X3 is translated as MRSRSNSGVRLDYYQRVVHKIIMDHQNPVTGLFPASADNNHAWIRDNIYCILAVWGLSMAYKKIADADEDRAKTYELEQSCVKLMRGLLMAMMQQKDKVEKFKTTQNPHDALHAKYSSVNGQTVVGDAEWGHLQIDAISLYLLILAQMTASGLQIVFNLDEVAFIQNLVFYIESAYCTPDYGVWERGDKTNHGLPELNASSIGMAKAALEAMNELDLFGARGGPTSVIHVLADEAQKCQAVLQSMLPRESNSKELDSGLLSIISFPAFAVDEPNLIELTRSAIVKKLQGKYGCKRFLRDGHRTPKEDPNRLYYEPWELRMFENIECEWPLFFCYLILDFCFQGNKDAVAKYTEYLEAIMIKTEDGMKLVPELYTVPANKVAAEYADPGSQEREAIGRCPFMWAQSLYILGKLLQEGFLAVGELDPLNRRLCSEKKPDVVVQVVILAEDAEIREKIAQHDIHVQTIAEVAPIEVQPAKVLSHLYTYLGRNKKLGLSGRKSRDVGILSTSKLYSLHDKIFAFTPQLTDMTRFYIASDYELMIDIFKGEINFLKSSWQNMLGRPLVVMPLKNAHLDQGKIPLAMITTMKKLKSGYINGTRVSLGNLNEFLSTSCITNLSFLGSSEEGRPDKLNPQVQQYLEDHLLRAFPQRSGLLNRPVARSGRNLRRKMSVKGAIKKTRSIAVEPESLGMSGDDRRISVGYSSNPFIEITDTTTAKQPSPPPVIVTRTPSPTDDLLPWKQSAKSHRHRLASETQYADTEVEELLAMLRETESLEEQGDILQYLVDSQGLHYDTGMLEEGRHVTVKDLLKGLYQKACQQKMWGIVRHTAGMLGKRVEDLAKAVTDLLVRQKQVTVGMPPSNEYTIVAPLPENELRSLIHQAYGDDESTAMLTQELLVYLAMFIRTEPQLFHEMLRLRVGLIIQVMATELSRTLICTGEEASEHLLNLSPFEMKNLLHHIMSGKEFAISSVGRGNFSVISCKSGRVSRKSQIGSFLGVDQTDGGELEPDRQGQWLRRRRLDGALNRVPRDFYPRVWGVLERCQGLAIEGRVLPQNLTQEMTPGELKFALAVETVLNTIPQPEYRQLVVEALMVLTLVTEYNVVASLGGLIAVEHLVHKANAIFLEDQMNADGDATLCCAKPKEQRETTATGGLLCGGAAYVCQHFYDSAPSGSYGTMTYITRAIASLLNCLPKDGDLECSVS